In a genomic window of Panthera tigris isolate Pti1 chromosome D4, P.tigris_Pti1_mat1.1, whole genome shotgun sequence:
- the RNF208 gene encoding RING finger protein 208 → MPADPGPEVGSGWPGLLMSCLKGPHVILKMEAMKIVHPEKFPELQAAAACFPPAPRPTPALAPKRAWPSDTEIIVNQACGGDMPTLDGAPRTPPLPRRPRKGSVELGFPRVAPADEVIVNQYVVRPGPAASGPPATAAPASGEPLECPTCGHTYNVTQRRPRVLSCLHSVCEQCLQILYESCPKYKFISCPTCRRETVLFTDYGLAALAVNTSILSRLPPEALTAPSGGQWGGEPEGSCYQTFRQYCGAACTCHVRNPLSACSIM, encoded by the coding sequence ATGCCGGCTGACCCTGGGCCCGAGGTGGGCAGTGGCTGGCCAGGCCTCCTCATGTCCTGCCTGAAGGGCCCCCATGTCATCCTCAAGATGGAGGCCATGAAGATTGTTCACCCTGAGAAGTTCCCCGAGCTGCAGGCGGCTGCCGCTTGCTTCCCACCTGCACCGAGGCCCACCCCTGCTCTGGCACCCAAACGCGCCTGGCCCTCAGACACAGAGATCATCGTCAACCAGGCGTGTGGGGGGGACATGCCCACCTTGGATGGGGCGCCCCGCACCCCTCCGTTGCCACGACGGCCCCGAAAGGGCAGTGTGGAGCTGGGCTTCCCCCGCGTGGCGCCAGCGGACGAGGTCATCGTGAATCAGTATGTGGTGCGGCCCGGCCCTGCCGCCTCGGGGCCCCCCGCCACGGCGGCGCCGGCTTCAGGGGAGCCCCTGGAGTGCCCCACCTGCGGGCACACGTACAACGTCACCCAGCGGCGGCCCCGCGTGCTGTCCTGCCTGCACTCCGTGTGCGAGCAGTGCCTGCAGATTCTCTATGAGTCCTGCCCCAAGTACAAGTTCATCTCCTGTCCCACCTGCCGCCGGGAGACTGTGCTCTTCACGGACTACGGCCTGGCCGCACTAGCCGTCAACACGTCCATTTTGAGCCGCCTGCCACCCGAGGCACTGACCGCCCCCTCCGGGGGCCAGTGGGGGGGCGAGCCGGAGGGCAGCTGCTACCAGACCTTCCGGCAGTACTGCGGGGCCGCGTGCACCTGCCACGTGCGGAACCCGCTGTCCGCCTGCTCCATCATGTAG